The following DNA comes from Pseudoalteromonas aliena SW19.
AAGAGAAAAATATTAATTAAAGATCTAGTAACTGGCTCAAGCTGGCCCTTAAAGGATACTTTAAACGCATATACCTACCTTGCATGGGATTCTCACAAAAATGCCTTGGTGTATTCATGCCAAGATGAGAAAGGTATTTCATTTAATCGCTTGCTACTCGACGCACAATTAAAAGTAGTAAGTGAAGAGCTACTTTTTTCGCGTAGCGATATAACTTGGAATAGTTTATTTTTTATAGATAAGCGCCAACAACTTTATTATTTGGCCAATCAAAACAGTTCGGAGCATAGCCGAAACGTTAGTTTATATCGGCATAATTTGGAGTCAGGACAAACTGAAAAATTACTTAAACCAAATGACTACTTTAAACCTTATAAACTTGCTTTGTCTCCGACTCAAACACAATTAGCGTTAGTCGGTTTTAATAAACAAGCATTATCAGAAGTAAAGTTGTTAAACTTAGATAGTAATGATGTTGTCTCAATCGGACAAATAGATCATAACTGGTACTTCTTAACTTGGTTTGAAAACAATAAATCTTTATTACTTAGTAATGGCAGTGAATTAAAGCAACTCTCATTAAATGGTGACCTCACAACGCTTAACTACAAAAGCTATAACTTTTTAGTTTATCCGCAAATTATTAAAGATAAAGTGTACTTTATTGAAGCCAAGTCAGATCAAGACATTTTACTGAGTAAATTAAAACAGCTTTCACCTCCCCAAAAAATAATAAACTCAAATACAATTGATAAAGCTGCAGCGCTTTCAGCAGATGAAAAACACATAGCCTATGTATCAATAAAAAATGGCTATCCTCAGATTTTTGTCAAACATATTGAGACAGGCAAAGAGCGAATATTATTCGAAAATTCAAAGCAAGAATTTGCTTTAACCAAACCAGTTTGGCACTGGTCAGGAAAGCGTATAGCGAGCAGTGTAAATAACAAACCGTTTATTATTGAGTTGGAGTCAAACCGATTCTCGATAAAATGGTTAAACATGATTATTGGTGAGCCTATAGTTTGGTACAACAAATCTGACGCTATATTGTATGTTGATAAAAAAACTCACAATGATGAACTAGTAAAGTTTAATCTTACAACTGATGAAAGAACAACATTAAAAATAAAACGAGTGCATGATACATTCTTTTTAAACCATAAAGACGAACTACTGAGCTTTGTAAAAGGTCAAGTCATACGCCATGATTCAGATAACACTTTACTCAAAAGCCCCTATTTATTTACTCAAATATATCCCGAAAAAAATGGTTTTTATTATCAATACACACAAAATGGCAAGCCATTAATAAACTATTACGATTACGAGTTAGGTGTACAAAATTTAAGTAGTAAAACCGAAGAGTTTTGTGCGAAATTTTGTGATCAAATAACCGCAGTAAGTGACAATATAATCTTACTCAAAAGCAAACATAAATCGGCAGACATTTTGGTTTTAGATATTACTTCAAAAAGCACAAAAGTGAGGGGGAGTTTATAGTTTCATAGCAACCAATCCTTAATCGGGGATTGCGTTGCCCTCGCCCACTGGACTCACAATTATTTGCGACAAGCATGGATTGCCCCCCTTTAGCTGCACAGGATACAGGGCCATAGTATTTTTAATATATGATTAACAAACTTATACTCTTTATCAGCTAATAAGTTAAGATGAGTGAAATAAATAACCAAATGATCCATTTTTATAAAAACAATGCGTTATAAATTTAATAATTTTGAATTTGATAGTACAAGCTGTGTACTAAAAAAAAATGGTGATGACTTAGCCATTCGACACAATGAAGCCAAAGTACTAAAACTATTACTAGAGCATTCGAATCATGTCTTTAGTAAAGAAGATATTTTATCTCATGTCTGGAAAAATAAAGTTGTATCGGAACAAGCCGTTTTTCAAAGTATTAGCAATCTAAGGAGGCTGTTGGGTAACCACGCAATTAAAACCTTTTCAAAACGAGGTTATCAGTGGCAACTCCAAATTGATTCTAAACATTCTGATGTTGAGGCACACTGCAACATCAGTCAAAATAAACCACTGCAGCATGAAAATACTTTATCAAAACCAAAAAGCCGAAACCATTGGATAACCATTGCACTTAGCGGTATTGCCCTTCTTGTATTTACTATCATTAATAACAATACTGACCAACCTCAAACAGATGAGAGCTCAGTTATTAATATTTCTTATATAGCAATAAGCAATCAACGAGGGACGGAAACCTTTAAGCTCAATGATACTGAACTCTTTAGCTTTACCGAATTACCTCAGCTAAATACGGCGCATTTTCAGGTTTCAGCGGAGTTTGAATACCCACTTTTAGCAAAAGAACACCCATTGATTTTATCTGGCACTATTCGCACACATCATAATTTGACATATATTGATTTTATATTAAAAGGCCCATTTGCAGATTGGCAAGGGCAATTATCTGGAGTAAGTCAACAAGCCGCTTTAAATCAGTTACAACAACATTTACAGCAGCCAGTTATTTTAAAATTGCTTAATAAAGCCCAAACACTCGAACTCAAGCAAGCAAATTTATCCATTGCTCATCAGCAAGCGCCACATGATCTCATTATCCTTGGTCATCTAGCTAATACTTATATAATGATGGGGGAACTTGATAAAGCGATGGTGATGGCAAATAAACTAGAAAAAATAGCTATTTCACAAAATAAGACACACCATGTAGGCAATGCTTTGCTCTTTCAAAGTGAGGTATTAATCCGTAAAGAGCTATTTGATTTAAGTAAATATAAGCTCAGTAATGCTATTAAGCAGTTTCAAAGTATTAATGATTTACACAGACAAGCAGACGCGTGGTTTACGCAATCTTGGATAGACCATAACCAAGACAATTACCAAGCAATTAAACAAAGCCTACTTAATTCAGTGCAATTAGCTTTTGATGCACAAGATAAACGACGAGAGCTAAGCGCCTTAACTTACCTATCTGTATTAGCCCATAAGCATCAGCAAGAGGATGATAAATACCTTTATTTACAACAAGCAGAAAATAAAATGAAGGCCTATCAAATACCTAACTATCACTTTGCTATAGTGCCGTATCACTATGCCATTTTTGCTAAAAGCCTACAAGATAAAGAGCCTCATTTAAAACAAGTACTAGAGCTTGCAACGTTAACACCTGATTTTTGGGCTGCACAAAGCAGTCGTCAGCAATTGATGGAATATTATATAAATCAAAATAATCTGGCAGAAGCACAAAATCTTATTAATGATATTACTACGGATAATGCCAAGAACTCCTACTTAAAAACATTGTTAGCTCAAGCACTGAAAAATGATGATGCATTTACAACTCATGCACAGCGTACTTTTGAGCAAGCTGAGTTGGCGGGTGACCTTTATCTCAGCTTAGATATGGCGTTACTAATTTGTAGCTCCCAAAGTATGCAAGATAATTATGATTTTTATTCTCAATATATTGATAAAAAAGGGACTGACTACTGGCGACGTAATAATGAAAAAAAACTGTTAGCATTAAATTTATAATGTTATCCAAAACTGGATTTAAAATAGTAAGAGACAGCAATACCACGGCCTCTTATTTTGTACTTTACAGAAACTAATTTGGGTTAAAGCTTACCCAATTTAATTTCCAGTTTTTATCAAGTGATTTTAGGGTCAGCTTATTTTCACCTTGTTTCAGATAAAAATAAGTGGATCCTCTTTGTGTTTGCCATTTTTTATAACCACCTGTACTCGTTATTTTTTCTACTGCTAATTCCTTACCATTGATTACAACTGCAAAACCTTTTGTATCTCTAGGAGCCGCTACACGGTAGCTAAGGTTATAATTTCCTGAGTGTGCGACTTTAAGCTGATAGCTTATTATCGCATTATCACTAATTCCCTCCCCTCCAGTTAAATTAAATTTGCCATCAATATCAGAGGTTCTTCCGATGCTAGCGTTACTAAACTTAATGGCAGATTCTGCTTCCACTCTGCCAGGTGCATGCACCCATGATGTCGGCGTTTTTACGACATTACTGTAATCACCTTGTTGATTATGCCTTACCGCAACAACAGTATATTCATATTGATGGTTATCTATATTGGCATCTTTAAATGTAGTTTCAATTATATTTGCAGCTAATAGTTTAAACACGCCGCCAGTAGCTGCATTTCTATAGATTCGATAACTTTCAATATCACTTTGGGAACTTTTATCCCACTTTAAGGTAATAATACCCGCTTCTTTATCTAGTTTTAAGTTTGTTACAGTGGCAGGGTAAGGTAAAACAGCATCACGTCTTAATTGTTCGCTGCGTTGAGCTGTTTTGAGTGCTTTGATAAATTTTACAGTGTTGCTAGATATAGCTGGAGCAGCTCCATCTAGTGCAATTCGAAACCCCTCTACTGCCCCTACAAAGTCCTCACCCACGACGCCCCTCTGGCTTACGGGAAAAGTATTCCAATGCCAACTACCTCCTCGTGCTACCCTGTATTTACAATCATTATCTATCCAAGCCTGACCATCATTGTGCGCGTTTTTATAATTATCTTTATAACAATCAGTAATGAACTCAACCACATTACTAACGATATCGTGTAATCCAAAGGGATTAGGTTTGTACATTCCAACGATACTTGCATAAGCCGCGTGGTCAACACAGTTCGATTTGCCATTAAAAAAATTGACATAACTCGTACTCGAGTCCCGTTGTAAAATATTCTCACCGGTTAAGTCGGCGGTGTTTTCGTATTCACAAACTAAGGCTTGTTCAAGATCGTCACCAAAGTAATACTTACTAGTTGTACCAGCCTTCGCCGCATATTCCCACTCTGCTTCACTCGGCAAACGATAAGGACGGCCAGTTTTTTTTGCTAACCACTGAGTATACGCGTTGGCTGCGAGCCAACCAATGCAATTTACTGGTTGAAAATCACTGGTATTGAGGGAGTTGTTCTCCCATGAACCATTGGTTTCTCCATAATTAAACCAACCATTTAACTGATGAATGCACTTGGTTGGCATTTCATAATCAGTTTCTTCAACAAACTGTCGAAACTCTCTTACGGTTACTTCATATTTCCCTAAACTAAACTCAGTTAGTGTCACTTTATGAATAGGTTGAGCATCTTCTTCTTCGGTGTTACCCATTTGAAAACTACCAGCAGGAATAGTTACCATAATGGGTTCAATTAGCTCACTGGCATTTTGATTAGCATAAAGCACAGCGCTATTTACTGATAAAAATAGGGGGATTATTAGTTTGTTTAGTTTCATTTACCTTTCCTTCTTAATGAAAGTGCCATCATGAAAAAATAAGTAAAATAAATCTTATGAAAAACCTAAACACTGATAAAAATAGAAAAAATATAGATAAACAAACCCTAATCACAAACAACCTGACACAAAAAAGCCGAGCTTATTTTACTAAGCTCGGCTTTTAATACCTTTAAAAACTGACTATTGAGCCGTTATTATTAAATATTTTACACTTGGGTATTCGCAGTATGCGCGCTCTATATTTTTAGCCTGCTTTTTTAGAAATACCTAAATGAATAAGTGCTACACGTAAACGAGTTAGAGTAGGTGTCTAGTTTAATTGCAATTAGATCACAGCGAACGGATGGATTAAAGGTTGAAAAGCAATCAATTCGAAACAGTAAGATATGTTCCTGAAAAGAGTAATTCTACAGCCTCAATGCCCCATTAATGGGGTTTTAATAATTGGCTAAATGTGAAGTAAGCGGAGCCTAGATAACTATTCAAAGTCCTGCTGAATAGCTTAGATGTAATTCATATCATGCAAACTATTTCACTATTTTCGTAATTGCCGGAATTAACTATCCCTGTAAAGTGATAGACAATATAGTAAGCATAAGTGTTAGTAATTTCAGATTTATGCTAGCTTATATTAAGTTCGGCAGATATTTTACGTCATCGCGGCAGAAACAACTATGCCGATAAACAATAAAATCATTGATTGAAAAATTGCTACTGCGATGTTCCCTTTTCTGATTTCTTCAATAAAATCAATTTGTTTAAAAATCACTTTATCAATAATAACCAATGCAATTACACTAACAAATAAACTGATCACGGCGTAACCTAAGTTAATTATCATAAATATGGTGTTTTGTTCTATTGACGTTATTTCCATTATTAATCCTTTATTTTATTTACAACAAATGGTGTTTCGGGTAGTTCATTCCAGCCTATTGACCAAGCTGTTAATGGTGAAATAGAAGCATATTTCAATTCTTTACTGTAATAATTCATAACATCTGTTACTGCATAGTTCTTCGCACCTTCAATGTTATATAAATCAGCAGCTCCAAATAAGTGAAGTATTTCATGCGACTGTGTTTGTGTTGTTGCCCAACTGCTTGCAGAATTATTCATTTTTTCAGTTAGCATCACATATTCAAATTTACAATTACTGTTTGTAGTTTTAGGACAAGAAGCAGCATATGAACGTGCTTGAGCATTACTATGAAATACCATTGCTACTGCGTCATCTGGGTTTTCACGTCGCATACTATCAACAAAATCATGGAGAGAACGATAACCCAATTGGTTAGCTAATAATTTCGACGCATAATCAAAAAACTCTCTTTTTCTGATCCATTCTCTGCCAAGACCTTTAGGACTCCGTAAAAAAAAATAACGTGTATTAAAGGTTAATCCATCAATGTCATAATTTTTAGCTTGTTGTTTATACCAAGTAATAACTTGTTTTAAATTATTAGAATTCGTTATTCTGGCTTTATTTGACCACTTACTCCAACGATTATCATCAAGGTAAAAATAAGCAATTGTCACTTTGTTGTTTAGGGATTTAGCAATACCTGTATTACGTGCATCTCGATAAGTTTTACGGAGTTTTCGCTCTGCTTGATTCTTTTCAATTAAATTTGTTAGATAAATTATCTTTTGTTGATATTTGTTATTTTGTTGATTTATTACTTTTGCTTTTTTTAATGAGTCTATAGCGAAATGAAAGTGATATTGATCAGTATGTATTTGTGCTTGTGTTTCATATATCCATATTAAAGTTTGCTGGTTCAATTTTTCATTTTGCTTAATTAAAGCTTCTAATTTAATTAATGCCTCATTATATCTATTTTGAGATAAATCAGCATTTAATAGTTTGAAATCATCAATAAATTCATCTGGGATATGAGATAAGTTTGATGAGTTATTACCAATAACACTTAAAGCGAAAACTAGCAGTATAAGCAATAAAGTAAAGAATAGTTTGATTGCTGAAATGTATTTCTCCTAAAGAGGTAAATCTAGTAAGGCTTATATTATTTGTTAGTAGCACACTCACTGCTCCTTAAAATATGTACATGTATAATAAAACTCCGAAACTCCCTTTAAAAAAATAATGAATGGAGCTGAACAGGTAAATAATAAAAAGCTAACTAATGATTCTGAGTTTTTCGCATCATAAAACCATGCTACTACACATAGAACAATAGGTGTTATTAGTGCAATTAAGGTTGCTTTCAGTCTTTTCAGTTCATTTTCTTTTATGACGTTAAAAGGTACATCTTTATAAATATTTTTTTCTGCATCGTAACGTTCATCACTACTAAAAAAAGATTTAAAAGGAATCTTGAAAGGTAGTTCTGCTTCATAAGCATAGTAAAACCAATATACGAAGCACGGTGAAAACATTATTAGAAATTTCAAAACAGCATAAACTCCCGGTGCTACTAACGAGCCTGTAGATTAACTCGTTTTTTTATTTGTTTTTATTGATAAACAAACCATAGCTGAGTTCCTATTTTGGTTCAATTGATTACTGTGTTTTTACGCAGAATATTAAAAAGTGTTTAGTGTGGGTTTTAGTCGCGTTTTGGAAGGAGTTACGGGTGTTTCAGTGGCTTTATTTTGGCTTAAAAGGGATTGCTTCTCTTTAATGCATCGCGTTTTACAGTTTTTCTATATTATGAACTACGCAATACAGTTGCCATTGCGTATTCACTTTCGTTTGACCTCGTAAGGTCAATTTATTCATGCCCTTGTTGCCGATAATATTGCGCTTTTTATTTAAAGGAAAGCAAGCTCTATACAGCCAAGTTGTTTGCCATTCTTTAATAAACAGCTGTTGTCGTCCTATTTGGACGTCTATTTTAATTTCCATCTTGTCTACATTACTCAACTTTTTACGTGATGCATTATTTATAACAACGCACTCTTCATACTATTTTTGTTGACTTTTTTCGTAACAATTAGGATGGGTGTCATTCTAATTATTTTGCTGTCCACCTCAGGGCGTGTTGTTAGGTGTTTTTATCACTTTTGTCTGGAATATCATTGCACAAAGCACACTCTACACCTTTACGTGATTGATATAATCTTGAACATATAAACACTGTTGTTGTAATCAAAGACCAAGTACAAGCAAAAATTAATGCTTCTTGAACTGAATGCTGTTTAAGCAACTCAACTATAAAAAGTAAGGCAGCTACTCCAAGAAATACTTTTAATGCTCTAACGAACCAAAACTTAAATCCCATTTGAACTCCAAACCTGAGAAACACCTAACGCCGCGTTAAGCGGACTAAAATTGTGGGTTA
Coding sequences within:
- a CDS encoding winged helix-turn-helix domain-containing protein, yielding MRYKFNNFEFDSTSCVLKKNGDDLAIRHNEAKVLKLLLEHSNHVFSKEDILSHVWKNKVVSEQAVFQSISNLRRLLGNHAIKTFSKRGYQWQLQIDSKHSDVEAHCNISQNKPLQHENTLSKPKSRNHWITIALSGIALLVFTIINNNTDQPQTDESSVINISYIAISNQRGTETFKLNDTELFSFTELPQLNTAHFQVSAEFEYPLLAKEHPLILSGTIRTHHNLTYIDFILKGPFADWQGQLSGVSQQAALNQLQQHLQQPVILKLLNKAQTLELKQANLSIAHQQAPHDLIILGHLANTYIMMGELDKAMVMANKLEKIAISQNKTHHVGNALLFQSEVLIRKELFDLSKYKLSNAIKQFQSINDLHRQADAWFTQSWIDHNQDNYQAIKQSLLNSVQLAFDAQDKRRELSALTYLSVLAHKHQQEDDKYLYLQQAENKMKAYQIPNYHFAIVPYHYAIFAKSLQDKEPHLKQVLELATLTPDFWAAQSSRQQLMEYYINQNNLAEAQNLINDITTDNAKNSYLKTLLAQALKNDDAFTTHAQRTFEQAELAGDLYLSLDMALLICSSQSMQDNYDFYSQYIDKKGTDYWRRNNEKKLLALNL
- a CDS encoding DUF350 domain-containing protein; its protein translation is MEITSIEQNTIFMIINLGYAVISLFVSVIALVIIDKVIFKQIDFIEEIRKGNIAVAIFQSMILLFIGIVVSAAMT
- a CDS encoding winged helix-turn-helix domain-containing protein, with translation MSVNELPNKFYIDDFLINIKTGEVIYEEKSQVIEPKVMALLKTLAQNPKRVIAAETLFEIVWPQAIYSPNSVRRNIALLRQALSDDDKRIIKTHPKRGYSLDSEVRFPEKKAKALSKKSPLIKYLKLSLLLIPVFILISVFFSLSDTSKQVSLLNLKPITASNEQERYMQISPDGRFMAYIQNTNQPNKRKILIKDLVTGSSWPLKDTLNAYTYLAWDSHKNALVYSCQDEKGISFNRLLLDAQLKVVSEELLFSRSDITWNSLFFIDKRQQLYYLANQNSSEHSRNVSLYRHNLESGQTEKLLKPNDYFKPYKLALSPTQTQLALVGFNKQALSEVKLLNLDSNDVVSIGQIDHNWYFLTWFENNKSLLLSNGSELKQLSLNGDLTTLNYKSYNFLVYPQIIKDKVYFIEAKSDQDILLSKLKQLSPPQKIINSNTIDKAAALSADEKHIAYVSIKNGYPQIFVKHIETGKERILFENSKQEFALTKPVWHWSGKRIASSVNNKPFIIELESNRFSIKWLNMIIGEPIVWYNKSDAILYVDKKTHNDELVKFNLTTDERTTLKIKRVHDTFFLNHKDELLSFVKGQVIRHDSDNTLLKSPYLFTQIYPEKNGFYYQYTQNGKPLINYYDYELGVQNLSSKTEEFCAKFCDQITAVSDNIILLKSKHKSADILVLDITSKSTKVRGSL
- a CDS encoding SUMF1/EgtB/PvdO family nonheme iron enzyme, whose product is MKLNKLIIPLFLSVNSAVLYANQNASELIEPIMVTIPAGSFQMGNTEEEDAQPIHKVTLTEFSLGKYEVTVREFRQFVEETDYEMPTKCIHQLNGWFNYGETNGSWENNSLNTSDFQPVNCIGWLAANAYTQWLAKKTGRPYRLPSEAEWEYAAKAGTTSKYYFGDDLEQALVCEYENTADLTGENILQRDSSTSYVNFFNGKSNCVDHAAYASIVGMYKPNPFGLHDIVSNVVEFITDCYKDNYKNAHNDGQAWIDNDCKYRVARGGSWHWNTFPVSQRGVVGEDFVGAVEGFRIALDGAAPAISSNTVKFIKALKTAQRSEQLRRDAVLPYPATVTNLKLDKEAGIITLKWDKSSQSDIESYRIYRNAATGGVFKLLAANIIETTFKDANIDNHQYEYTVVAVRHNQQGDYSNVVKTPTSWVHAPGRVEAESAIKFSNASIGRTSDIDGKFNLTGGEGISDNAIISYQLKVAHSGNYNLSYRVAAPRDTKGFAVVINGKELAVEKITSTGGYKKWQTQRGSTYFYLKQGENKLTLKSLDKNWKLNWVSFNPN